One Carassius gibelio isolate Cgi1373 ecotype wild population from Czech Republic chromosome A7, carGib1.2-hapl.c, whole genome shotgun sequence DNA window includes the following coding sequences:
- the LOC128017618 gene encoding histone H3-like gives MARTKQTARKSTGGKAPRKQLATKAARKSAPATGGVKKPHRYRPGTVALREIRRYQKSTELLIRKLPFQRLVREIAQDFKTDLRFQSSAVMALQESSEAYLVGLFEDTNLCAIHAKRVTIMPKDIQLARRIRGERA, from the coding sequence ATGGCAAGAACCAAGCAGACCGCTCGTAAATCCACCGGTGGTAAAGCCCCGAGGAAGCAGCTCGCTACTAAAGCCGCCCGGAAGAGCGCCCCAGCCACCGGCGGCGTCAAGAAGCCCCACCGTTACAGGCCCGGGACCGTGGCTCTCCGAGAGATCCGCCGCTATCAGAAGTCCACCGAGCTGCTGATCCGCAAACTGCCTTTCCAGCGTCTGGTGCGAGAGATCGCTCAGGATTTCAAGACGGACCTGCGCTTCCAGAGCTCCGCTGTCATGGCCCTGCAGGAGTCCAGCGAGGCTTACCTGGTCGGTCTGTTCGAGGACACCAACCTGTGCGCCATCCACGCCAAGAGAGTCACCATCATGCCCAAAGACATCCAGCTGGCCCGCCGCATCCGCGGAGAGCGCGCTTAA